The Brasilonema sennae CENA114 genome includes a region encoding these proteins:
- a CDS encoding RNA-guided endonuclease InsQ/TnpB family protein, with translation MLLSIKTKLKLTVEQKTMMSKHAGIARFTYNWGLATWKSLYQDGFKPNKYLLKKFFNNSVKTQLEWIKEKGICQKITQYAFDQLGAAYDRFFKGLGGYPKFKKKGQNDSFTIDASGKPIPVGGVRVKLPTIGWVKTYEGLPHTTTAKLSISRIADDWYIAFAYEVEVEPTPKFVEIVGVDLGIKELATLSTGVVFPNPKAYKKNIQKLKRLSKAHSRKNKSSNNRHKSKIKLAKHHARVSNIRKDSLHKVTHYLCKNHAVIVIEDLNVSGMMQNHKLAQSIADCGFHEFKRQIEYKSKKFGSKLVLADKWYPSSKTCSRCGGKKDSLSLSERVYSCEHCGYVLDRDLNAAINLSHCSTRVPQA, from the coding sequence ATGCTTTTATCCATCAAGACTAAGTTGAAGCTAACGGTTGAACAAAAAACCATGATGAGTAAACACGCAGGTATAGCGCGATTTACTTACAACTGGGGTTTGGCAACTTGGAAAAGCTTATATCAAGATGGATTTAAGCCTAACAAATACCTTCTTAAGAAGTTCTTTAACAACTCAGTTAAAACGCAGTTGGAATGGATTAAAGAAAAAGGAATTTGTCAAAAAATCACTCAATATGCTTTCGATCAACTAGGTGCAGCTTACGACAGATTTTTTAAAGGGCTGGGCGGCTATCCAAAGTTCAAAAAGAAAGGTCAAAACGATTCTTTCACTATAGATGCTAGCGGGAAACCTATCCCTGTTGGTGGTGTGCGTGTCAAACTGCCGACTATTGGATGGGTTAAAACTTACGAGGGATTGCCTCACACAACTACCGCCAAACTATCAATATCTCGGATAGCTGATGATTGGTACATTGCATTTGCGTATGAGGTTGAGGTCGAGCCTACGCCAAAGTTTGTAGAAATTGTAGGCGTGGATTTGGGAATAAAAGAACTAGCTACACTTAGTACTGGTGTTGTGTTCCCAAACCCTAAAGCTTACAAGAAAAATATTCAAAAGCTAAAACGATTATCTAAAGCACATTCCCGAAAAAACAAAAGCAGTAACAATCGCCACAAATCGAAGATTAAACTTGCAAAGCATCATGCTCGCGTTTCAAATATTCGCAAAGACTCACTTCATAAAGTCACCCATTACTTATGCAAAAACCACGCTGTGATAGTAATTGAGGACTTGAATGTTTCGGGCATGATGCAAAACCATAAGCTTGCTCAATCAATCGCTGATTGTGGATTCCATGAATTCAAGCGACAGATTGAATATAAATCTAAGAAGTTTGGAAGCAAGTTAGTTTTGGCGGATAAATGGTATCCATCATCAAAAACATGTAGTAGATGCGGCGGTAAAAAAGATTCCCTGTCACTGAGTGAACGTGTTTATTCATGTGAACATTGTGGGTATGTCTTGGACAGGGATTTAAACGCAGCCATTAACTTGAGCCACTGCTCGACTAGGGTTCCACAGGCTTAG
- a CDS encoding alpha/beta hydrolase, producing MQFRLGKNWRKASWAQKLLCPLMLVLGWGVGMPSTIAAQTVTIRLGPFQQSVALADLEKFAKTGRLPQGLELLSPVLNSQVRELLTKRLEVNPAVADRFIDNLVRSPGGRQFISSLGGVIPGSTAESIKATLNFALRQANGFSALSFLRAYPGENVTVDATKAVGLAVDLNPNNLQSQAFGVLLERELSVASSIPFKAAFDPAGLGNQVVQEQTIVLNDRQRNRTIPVDIYSSQNSSQANPENPLVVLSHGFGANRKFLSYLARHLASYGITVVAVEHPGSNFDAVNRASDKQNLAQLLPGTEFVDRPKDISFALDELAKLNTQIGQLQGKLNTEKVTVIGHSLGGYTALTLVGGELDLEELRKFCKDSLNIGEAPGDWLQCSATSLRDRRLKVKDERVKSAIALNPLVGNLFGKKGITQITKPVLILTGTEDALTPALKHQIEPFTQLRGEKYLLTAIGGTHLSISDPIYPQSAATTIVRERRGEETKSLRQLTKGVSLAFIKQLTPEAKIYKPFLTPAYAQSFSTPELPLRLASELPASIKRWLEPVEK from the coding sequence ATGCAGTTTCGGCTTGGCAAGAATTGGCGTAAGGCATCTTGGGCACAAAAATTACTCTGTCCTTTGATGCTTGTTTTGGGATGGGGTGTAGGAATGCCTTCTACAATAGCCGCCCAAACAGTTACCATTCGTTTAGGTCCATTTCAGCAGTCAGTGGCGCTCGCAGACTTAGAAAAGTTTGCCAAAACCGGGAGATTACCACAAGGACTGGAACTTCTGTCACCCGTGCTAAACTCGCAAGTGCGAGAATTGCTAACCAAGCGCTTGGAAGTCAATCCCGCTGTTGCAGACAGATTTATCGACAACTTGGTGCGATCGCCCGGAGGTAGACAGTTCATATCATCCTTAGGTGGAGTCATACCAGGTAGTACAGCAGAAAGTATCAAAGCCACCCTGAATTTCGCACTGCGACAAGCAAACGGTTTTAGTGCATTAAGTTTTTTGCGGGCTTACCCAGGAGAAAATGTTACCGTAGACGCCACGAAAGCTGTCGGTTTAGCTGTTGATCTAAACCCAAACAACTTACAGAGTCAAGCTTTTGGTGTATTACTAGAACGAGAGTTATCTGTTGCAAGTAGCATACCCTTTAAAGCTGCATTCGATCCAGCAGGGTTGGGGAATCAAGTTGTACAGGAGCAGACAATTGTTTTAAATGACCGACAGCGTAATCGTACCATTCCTGTAGATATTTATTCGAGTCAAAATTCGAGTCAGGCAAACCCCGAAAACCCACTCGTTGTCCTCTCCCACGGTTTCGGGGCAAACCGGAAATTTTTGAGCTATTTAGCGCGTCATTTAGCTTCTTATGGCATAACTGTTGTTGCTGTGGAACATCCTGGAAGTAACTTTGATGCTGTCAATAGAGCTTCAGATAAACAGAATTTGGCACAGTTGCTACCAGGTACTGAGTTTGTTGATCGACCAAAAGATATTAGCTTTGCCCTAGACGAATTGGCAAAATTGAATACTCAAATTGGTCAACTTCAGGGTAAGTTAAATACTGAAAAAGTCACTGTCATCGGTCACTCCTTAGGAGGTTATACGGCTTTGACTTTGGTAGGAGGAGAGCTTGACTTGGAAGAGTTACGGAAATTTTGTAAAGATTCTTTAAATATCGGCGAAGCTCCTGGTGATTGGTTACAGTGTTCGGCGACTTCCTTACGAGACAGAAGACTGAAAGTAAAAGATGAGCGAGTTAAGAGTGCGATCGCTCTTAACCCTCTGGTTGGCAATCTTTTTGGCAAAAAAGGTATAACCCAAATCACCAAGCCAGTCTTAATCTTAACTGGAACAGAAGACGCCCTAACCCCAGCGCTCAAACATCAAATAGAACCTTTTACTCAACTGCGGGGTGAGAAGTATCTGCTTACTGCTATTGGCGGTACTCACTTGAGTATTAGCGATCCAATATACCCACAAAGTGCAGCGACGACTATTGTTAGAGAAAGGCGAGGTGAAGAAACGAAATCTCTTCGTCAATTAACCAAAGGCGTCAGTTTGGCATTTATCAAGCAACTAACACCAGAAGCAAAAATTTACAAACCTTTTCTCACACCAGCTTACGCACAATCTTTCTCTACACCTGAACTACCATTGCGTCTTGCTTCTGAGTTACCAGCAAGTATCAAGCGATGGCTGGAGCCTGTGGAGAAATAG
- a CDS encoding FAD-dependent monooxygenase: MKTSALIVGAGPVGLTLAIELARFGVPMRIIDKAPQRTDKSKALVLWSRSLELLERSRVSQHLVDAGYKVEGVTISADKRPIGRLTMDGLLSAYPFALMLPQSDTERILEEFLNDLGVQVDRQVELLNFNDTGEKVDARLHHADGTEEMVETSWLIGCDGAHSTVRHLLGKEFHGETSLIDWLLADIHLVDVPRTPEINIGWHSDGVLATFPISKNRYRIVADVGSAHSSSARLPEPTLADVQTVLDKRFPGGARATDAVWLSSFRINERKVADYRGGRAFLAGDAAHVHSPMGGQGMNTGMQDVCNLAWKLALVVHGRASAELLNTYSPERSPVAEAVLKVTGRITSVATVKNKLGQALRNHTASLILGMSPARKFASNLAGELSIAYSHSPLNARGKYLAPHPGERAPIRQQESPVGAGGAPQFAIFGKAEDIPTDLLLRFGSLLEPSVREPFTPEGLWVVRPDGYTALSAKSGDWHAVSTYFENIITKGSAL; the protein is encoded by the coding sequence ATGAAAACCTCTGCGTTGATTGTAGGAGCGGGTCCCGTCGGACTCACCCTGGCTATCGAACTCGCGCGCTTCGGCGTCCCTATGCGTATCATCGACAAAGCGCCCCAGCGCACCGACAAGTCCAAGGCGCTCGTCCTCTGGAGCCGCTCGCTTGAGCTTCTGGAGCGCTCCCGCGTGAGCCAACACCTGGTTGACGCGGGATACAAGGTCGAAGGCGTCACGATATCGGCCGACAAACGCCCCATCGGGCGGCTCACCATGGACGGGCTTCTATCCGCTTACCCCTTCGCGCTCATGCTTCCCCAGAGTGACACGGAGCGCATCCTTGAGGAGTTCCTGAACGATCTGGGGGTCCAAGTTGATCGCCAAGTCGAGCTCCTCAACTTCAATGATACCGGTGAAAAGGTCGATGCGAGACTTCACCACGCCGACGGCACCGAAGAGATGGTCGAAACATCGTGGCTGATCGGCTGTGATGGTGCCCATAGTACCGTGCGTCATCTGCTAGGCAAAGAGTTCCACGGCGAGACCTCCCTCATTGATTGGCTGCTGGCCGACATCCACCTCGTCGATGTGCCCCGCACACCGGAGATCAACATCGGCTGGCACTCTGACGGTGTGCTCGCGACCTTTCCCATCTCGAAAAACCGCTACCGCATCGTGGCTGACGTCGGATCAGCGCACAGCAGCTCCGCCCGTCTCCCAGAGCCAACACTGGCGGACGTGCAGACGGTCCTCGACAAACGCTTCCCTGGCGGCGCGCGCGCTACTGATGCTGTCTGGCTCTCCTCATTTCGCATCAACGAGCGCAAAGTCGCAGATTACCGTGGCGGCCGGGCGTTTCTTGCCGGCGATGCGGCCCATGTGCACAGCCCCATGGGCGGCCAGGGCATGAACACTGGCATGCAGGACGTCTGCAATCTCGCCTGGAAGCTTGCTCTGGTCGTTCATGGCAGAGCCTCGGCGGAGCTGCTCAATACCTACAGCCCTGAGCGCAGCCCGGTTGCGGAGGCCGTGCTCAAAGTGACAGGTCGGATCACTTCCGTGGCCACGGTCAAGAACAAGCTGGGCCAGGCGCTCCGCAATCACACCGCCTCGCTCATTCTTGGGATGTCTCCGGCTCGCAAGTTCGCTTCAAACCTCGCCGGCGAGCTCTCCATTGCCTATTCCCACAGTCCGCTCAACGCACGCGGAAAGTATCTGGCTCCGCACCCAGGAGAGCGCGCGCCCATTCGCCAGCAGGAATCACCTGTCGGAGCCGGGGGCGCACCGCAGTTCGCGATCTTTGGCAAGGCTGAGGACATCCCTACCGATCTGCTGTTGCGCTTTGGAAGTCTATTGGAGCCTTCAGTCCGGGAACCCTTCACTCCGGAGGGGCTGTGGGTCGTCCGTCCTGACGGGTATACCGCACTCTCGGCAAAGTCCGGCGACTGGCACGCCGTCTCCACCTACTTCGAGAACATCATCACCAAAGGAAGTGCATTATGA
- a CDS encoding TetR/AcrR family transcriptional regulator has product MPKISEEQRQARRDQILAAVWRCFIRKGVHGTSMEDIIRESGLSAGAVYLYFTGKQELILAAISTYMSQLRGLLQAVLMQEETLAPLPFVHEMVSAFTKHTKRQGIDLNSVILMGWSEAQTNSDVKALVTNFQTGYLDALTNVVRQWQQHKYVRSEADAEDIAKALLSFFLGSIVQEALLGGADPATLTRGIEGLLGASVPQGPPGKKEHGSLS; this is encoded by the coding sequence ATGCCGAAAATTTCTGAAGAGCAGCGTCAGGCGCGTCGCGACCAGATTTTGGCTGCGGTGTGGCGATGCTTTATTCGCAAGGGCGTTCACGGAACGTCTATGGAGGACATCATCCGTGAGTCGGGTCTCTCGGCAGGGGCGGTTTACCTCTACTTCACCGGGAAGCAGGAGCTGATCCTGGCCGCGATCTCGACCTATATGAGCCAGTTACGGGGACTTCTGCAGGCGGTGCTGATGCAGGAGGAGACACTTGCTCCGCTGCCTTTTGTGCACGAGATGGTGTCCGCGTTTACCAAACACACCAAACGGCAGGGCATCGATCTAAACTCGGTCATCCTCATGGGCTGGAGTGAGGCGCAGACGAATAGCGACGTGAAGGCGCTGGTGACAAACTTCCAGACCGGGTACCTGGACGCCCTGACCAATGTAGTCCGCCAGTGGCAGCAGCATAAGTACGTGCGCTCCGAGGCAGATGCGGAGGATATCGCAAAGGCTTTGCTCTCTTTCTTTTTGGGCTCTATCGTGCAAGAGGCTCTGCTGGGAGGAGCTGATCCGGCGACGCTCACCCGCGGTATCGAAGGCCTGCTTGGGGCGAGTGTTCCGCAGGGTCCACCCGGCAAGAAGGAACACGGGAGTTTGTCCTAA
- a CDS encoding Hsp20/alpha crystallin family protein, with amino-acid sequence MTLVRWNNWQQMNSLHRQMNRLFDDMLVPSTLIERNLPRVPAAELQETEDAIHLKLELPGIEAKDLDVQVTQNAVSIKGERKSETKTEEKGRTVTEFHYGKFQRVIPLPAHIQNTNVTAEYKDGILNLTLPKSEQEKNKVVKVNLETPAA; translated from the coding sequence ATGACATTAGTTCGTTGGAATAATTGGCAACAAATGAACTCCTTACACCGTCAAATGAACCGCTTATTCGATGATATGCTCGTACCCTCAACATTGATTGAAAGAAACCTTCCAAGAGTTCCTGCTGCTGAATTGCAAGAAACAGAAGATGCTATCCATCTCAAGCTAGAACTGCCAGGAATTGAAGCTAAAGACTTGGATGTGCAAGTCACACAAAACGCTGTTTCCATCAAAGGAGAGCGCAAGTCTGAAACTAAGACTGAAGAAAAAGGTCGTACTGTGACTGAATTCCATTATGGTAAATTCCAACGCGTGATTCCTTTGCCTGCGCACATTCAAAATACCAATGTTACAGCAGAATACAAAGACGGTATTTTGAATTTGACACTGCCTAAGTCTGAACAAGAAAAGAACAAAGTCGTCAAAGTTAACTTGGAAACACCTGCTGCTTAA